Below is a window of Rhodamnia argentea isolate NSW1041297 chromosome 11, ASM2092103v1, whole genome shotgun sequence DNA.
aaaaatcacattgcaAAATTAAATATTCCAgccaaaaaatttaatcaagttatctttttatttttccagtaATTAAGTGGATTGACTTCTTAAGAGCCGCTGGGCCTCCGACAATTGGGTCGGGCCATCTGAACAATTACAGTTTCGAGAGAAGGCATGCATATTCCCCCCACGAGACCAAGACCGAAGTCTGTGTGTTTCCTTCCCTGTCTTTTGTCTGGCAAGGACCTTTTCGACTTGTCAAACCGTTTTCGGTTTTGCGTCAGCAATGACGAAGCTTCGCCGTTATGCCGTCATCGTGTATGTCATTAGCCCCCTGCCTTCGGAGCTTACTGTAACTGTCGCCCTCTATAAAAGCTGACGAAGTCCTCGTCCTCTCTTTGTATGCTTTGAGCTTGAGATAGATCGACTGGAAGACCCTAGAGAAAAGTAGACACATTTCCAGATACAATGGCTGCGAATTCCGCCGTTCCGGCTAAAATGAAGGCTTGGGTGTACCGCGAGCATGGAGACGTCGCCACCGTGTTGAGATTGGACTCGGAGCTCGAGGTCCCAGAAGTGCAAGAAGGCCAGGTGCTGGTTAAGGTACTCGCCGCGGCGCTGAATCCGGCTGACACCAAGAGAGTGAACGGGGTTTTCCAGCCCCCGGGCTTTGCTTTACCGGTAACTTTGGTCAATATTTCACGTGGACGATGTTGTCACTTTGGTATTGTTCGTTTATAACGTGCACTGATGATGTTATGCCGTGCCTTGTTGCATGACTAGGCTGTGCCGGGTTACGATCTCGCCGGCATCGTGGTGAAGGTGGGTCGCAAAGTGAAGGATCTCAAGGTGGGGGATGAGGTATATGGATTTATGTTGCACGCCAAGAAAGACGGGACACTGGCCGAGTACGCCGCCGTGGAAGAGGCGTTCTTGGCTTTGAAGCCCAAGAAACTGAGTTTCGAGGAGGCCGCTTCTCTGCCGGGAGTTATTCAGACCGCCTATGGAGGCCTTGAAAGAGCTGGCCTCTCTCGTGGCAAGTCTGTCCTTGTCTTGGGTGGAGCTGGTGGTGTCGGCACGATCACGATACAGGTACTGTTTTGTTTCCTTGTCTGTTTCCCGGGAATCATGTCTTACGAATCACATCGACTTCACGTGGAAACCACTCGATCTGAGGACTTTATTTctaccactttttttttttaatt
It encodes the following:
- the LOC115733270 gene encoding 2-methylene-furan-3-one reductase-like, whose protein sequence is MAANSAVPAKMKAWVYREHGDVATVLRLDSELEVPEVQEGQVLVKVLAAALNPADTKRVNGVFQPPGFALPAVPGYDLAGIVVKVGRKVKDLKVGDEVYGFMLHAKKDGTLAEYAAVEEAFLALKPKKLSFEEAASLPGVIQTAYGGLERAGLSRGKSVLVLGGAGGVGTITIQLAKEIFGASRVAATSSTGKLDLLKSLGADLAIDYTKVNFEDLPEKFDVVYDTVGQSAKAVKAVKPGGSVVEIVELDKELPPPAFSFRATSDRWTLEKVKPLLESGKVKPVIDPKSPFPFAQVIEAFSYLQTGRATGKVVIHPVP